GCCTTGTTTTTCCGCAAAATTCGTGATAAAATACAGTAAATTCACAAAAAAAGGTCGGCTTTATGAAATTGGAAAAATTACCGCATCGTTTTACCGTCTGCAAGCTCGGGGATCTTTCGAACTTCGATCCGAAAACAGACTTTTATTTCCTCGGAAAAACGGACGAGGAGATCTCGCTCGTCTGCAAAACGGAAAACACGCCTGAAAAAACCGTCGCGCGAGAAGACGGCTGGCGCGCGTTTCGCATCGTCGGAACGCTCGATTTTTCTTTGGTCGGGATCCTTTCGGAACTATCCGCAATCCTTGCGAAAAACAAAATCGGGATTTTCGCCGTTTCCACCTATAACACCGATTACGTCCTCGTAAAAGCGGAAAACTTCGAAAAAGCCGAAAACGCCCTGTCTCTCGCGGGATACGAATTTCTTTAAGACAGAAGCGCAAAAACGCAACCGCGCGTTGCGTGCAAACCGCGAAAAAGCGTGATAGAATAATGTCGGAGGTAACAAAAATGGACACGAAAGAAGTTATATTGAATCTTCGGACGCAAAAAGGACTATCGCAGGAAGAGCTTGCCGAAAAGGTCTTCGTTACGAGGCAAGCCGTTTCGAGGTGGGAGACGGGCGAAACCGTCCCGAACACGGAAACCTTGCGGCTTTTGTCGGATTTCTTCGGCGTTTCGATCAATACCCTGCTCGGATCGCCGCGCAAACTTTTCTGCCAATGCTGCGGGATGCCGCTCGACGATTCCATCCTCTCAAAAGAAAAAGACGGCGCGTTTAACGAAGATTTCTGCAAATGGTGCTATGCGGACGGCGAATACACCTACAACGATATGGACGATCTGATCAACGCCTGCGTTCCGCATATGACCGCGCAAGGATTTCCCGAAGAGCAAGCGCGCGCTTACCTGAAAACCAGCCTGCCGAACTTGAATTATTGGAAAAACCGCACAAAGAAAAACTAACGTCTTGCCCCGAAAACGACCGAACTTCGCCGCCTCACGCGACGGGAAAAAGTCGCCGCAAATCGGGAATCGATCCGATAAAAATCAAAACGGAAAGCCCCGACGAAATCCCATCGGCGGGGTTTTATATTTACGGAAAGAACAAAGAAAAATGCGCCTATCAAGAATATTTTTCTCGGGATTTCACCAAAATCATAACCAAACATTTACGAGAATAAAAGAACAGGCAACTATCCGACAAGTAGAATTTATACACAAATTGTGCAAAAAGTGTGGATAAAAGGGTGTAAAAATCCCACATTTTTGGTATTTTGCGAAAAGTTAAGGCATTAAGCGGGGGAAACAAGGAAGTAACGCACAAATCAAGCGGAGGACAAAATGCGAGAAAATCCACGAAGATTCGACAATTTCAAAGAGTCAAAGCAAAACGGCAAAGAATGACGTCACGTGTGGACAAAACGGAAGCAAGGACAATCATGTCAAACATAAAAGGAAAGCACGCAAAGAAAGTGACTCGACAGGCAAAACGAAACATCAAAGAGCACGTATCGACATACGGAGAAACGATCCGATAAAACGCCGCAAAAAGCGATAAAAAAACCGGATCGAAAAAAGAGGAACGACCCGTCGACCCAATTATACAAAACAGAATTTAAACGTTATAAACTTCGTAAATCGCACCAAGAACGACGTCCAACGCGAATTCCAAGCCGCCGAGTTTATTCTTCATATACGTCGATTCAGCGCCGTCGTCGGCAGAGTCCGAAACAACCTTGATCATCGTAAAAGGAACGCCGGAGCGAACGCAAGTCAAAGCAATACCAGCGCCTTCCATATCGCAAATATCTGCGGAAAAATCAGTGAATATTTGATTTCTTCTTGCATTATCCGCAATAAATTTATCACCGCTTGCGAGGCGAACGGCGGGTAATTTATCGGACAACACGGAAAGCAATTTGCGATCGCTCAAAAGAAACGGAGAAGACATATCGGCGGCTGCGCCGAGCGGATGACCGAATGCGGTAATATCGGAATCATAGTGAACGACGGAATCGACCGCGACGATGGCTTTCTCGGAAAGCGAAGACGTCAGCGCACCCACAAGCCCGAAGTTTAAGATATAATCGCAGCCGAACGCACCGATCAAAAGAGAAACGGCGGATGATGCCGCGATCTCACCGATCCCGCATTTTGCGAGAATTACGCAATTATCGCCCGAAAAATAGGTACAAAATTCAATTCCGCAAAGAACGACGGTTTCTTTTAACTCTCCGAGAGAAGAAAGAAAAGGCTCATATTCTTTTTCCATTGCAACGACAAATCCGACTTTCATACACCACCTCGGCATTCATTATAACACAAACGCAGGAAAAGCGCAAGGAGAAACGAAGCGACGATTGTTCCACGTGGAACATAAACGCAGGACGAAAGCACGTTCAGCCGTTACGATAACAACCCATTCCCAAACGCAATAAAATAGCGCGGAGTCATTCATCGCGCCGCATACAAAAAGAAAACGCGGAATTTTCCGCGTTTTTAAATCAACTATTTAATGCGGAGATGCCGCACAAGCGATTTTGTTCCACGTGGAACATCAATACGCATTGTTCAAAATCGCAATAAAATCTTCCTTAGACAACGTACGAACGCCGCCGATCGCCGCGCGCTTTCCTTGCGCCGACGTCGCGATATCGCCAAACGTTTCGCGCTGAATATCGGTTTGAGAAATTTTCGTCGTAACCCCGGCTACGTCCGAAAGTGCGTCGACCCATCTTTCCAAAATTGCCACCGCGCCCTGCTCTTTTTGAGAAGATTCAAATTCGGAAGCCAACTCGTTCTCTTCTTGCGTTTTTGCGACTTCTTCTTCCAAATTCAGCGTTTTTACAAGGTTTTCAAGCCGTTTTACGGAATTTTCATCCAAATTCTTTAATGCCGCGATGATAGCAAGCGTCATCGCTTGGGGCTTGGAAACGCCCGCGATTTCGGAAATCGCGTCGGATAGCGCGTGCGCCGCGCCGAACGGAACGTTTCCGAATGCGACACCCGCCAAAGCGGAAGCAAGCGCGACGCCCGTCGCGGCTTCTTTGTTTCCCGCGCGTTCGGCGGCCTTAACTCCGTGCTTAAACAAAAGACGGATCGCTTTTTCCGCATAGATCTCCGCGGGGTCGTCCTCTTCCGCACCGAGATATGCCTCGACCGCGTTTGCAAGCGCATAGATCGAGCCTTCCGCAAGCGATCTCAGAGGTTTCTTTTCCGCGAAG
The sequence above is drawn from the Clostridia bacterium genome and encodes:
- a CDS encoding ACT domain-containing protein; amino-acid sequence: MKLEKLPHRFTVCKLGDLSNFDPKTDFYFLGKTDEEISLVCKTENTPEKTVAREDGWRAFRIVGTLDFSLVGILSELSAILAKNKIGIFAVSTYNTDYVLVKAENFEKAENALSLAGYEFL
- a CDS encoding helix-turn-helix domain-containing protein codes for the protein MDTKEVILNLRTQKGLSQEELAEKVFVTRQAVSRWETGETVPNTETLRLLSDFFGVSINTLLGSPRKLFCQCCGMPLDDSILSKEKDGAFNEDFCKWCYADGEYTYNDMDDLINACVPHMTAQGFPEEQARAYLKTSLPNLNYWKNRTKKN
- the mtnN gene encoding 5'-methylthioadenosine/S-adenosylhomocysteine nucleosidase — its product is MKVGFVVAMEKEYEPFLSSLGELKETVVLCGIEFCTYFSGDNCVILAKCGIGEIAASSAVSLLIGAFGCDYILNFGLVGALTSSLSEKAIVAVDSVVHYDSDITAFGHPLGAAADMSSPFLLSDRKLLSVLSDKLPAVRLASGDKFIADNARRNQIFTDFSADICDMEGAGIALTCVRSGVPFTMIKVVSDSADDGAESTYMKNKLGGLEFALDVVLGAIYEVYNV
- a CDS encoding iron-containing alcohol dehydrogenase, whose translation is MRNYFEFENRAKINCGEDAARTLGAELVRYGAKKPFVLFSIDAVRSGVADRALSSIRGGRKGSAVCFDGVPNAFDKEIARDMKASFQKHECDAIVAVGGAFVLDYAKVLKLFLSQKCDDLIPIAGTHKAVGDAIPMFFLPTELSLGAELNGSVTDGDTYVSSPEMVPTVLFIDRDFAEKKPLRSLAEGSIYALANAVEAYLGAEEDDPAEIYAEKAIRLLFKHGVKAAERAGNKEAATGVALASALAGVAFGNVPFGAAHALSDAISEIAGVSKPQAMTLAIIAALKNLDENSVKRLENLVKTLNLEEEVAKTQEENELASEFESSQKEQGAVAILERWVDALSDVAGVTTKISQTDIQRETFGDIATSAQGKRAAIGGVRTLSKEDFIAILNNAY